The following are from one region of the Lynx canadensis isolate LIC74 chromosome D4, mLynCan4.pri.v2, whole genome shotgun sequence genome:
- the SLC31A2 gene encoding probable low affinity copper uptake protein 2: protein MHFIFSNEVVLLFDFWSVHSPAGMALSVLVVLFLAVLYESIKVGKAKLLHQAVVSVSVLSSQQLTEETDQDSSASDSAPVSRARLRWFFCHFGQSLIHVVQVVIGYFMMLAVMSYNTWIFFGVILGSAVGYYLAYPLLSMV, encoded by the exons atgcatttcattttctccaaTGAGGTGGTGCTTCTGTTTGATTTTTGGAGTGTCCACAGTCCTGCAG GCATGGCCCTTTCCGTGCTGGTGGTCCTGTTCCTGGCCGTGTTGTACGAAAGTATCAAGGTTGGCAAAGCCAAGCTGCTCCACCAGGCTGTAGTGAGTGTGTCCGTCCTCTCCAGCCAGCAGCTCACTGAGGAGACAGACCAGGATTCTTCAGCCTCAGACTCGGCCCCGGTCAGCAGAGCCCGCCTCAG GTGGTTTTTCTGTCACTTTGGCCAGTCTCTAATCCATGTCGTTCAGGTGGTCATAGGCTACTTCATGATGCTGGCTGTCATGTCCTACAACACCTGGATTTTCTTCGGCGTGATCCTTGGCTCTGCTGTAGGATACTACCTAGCCTACCCACTTCTCAGCATGGTTTAG